One Coccinella septempunctata chromosome 1, icCocSept1.1, whole genome shotgun sequence DNA window includes the following coding sequences:
- the LOC123320560 gene encoding uncharacterized protein LOC123320560 isoform X1, whose protein sequence is MEFDDDDDESGRTFTTLTNYYNEPMNDSKLHFEKFLFAGDSDSEVEHEENFTYSDDSNGFEEEVQDIEDPLNVLSDASQHFSQGSEDWRNSDSQCLTLTELMRMNRNEKFQLLQLFHKIKDFLIDIQNRMKILKTSSQKIRTKESIMFLGHVGAPYFKTKKDMFCSDPNPDTLDRRKRGLLTIYQHGFPSRWSKTECDNLTRGVKLTYNLNKQRAILKDIGYLRRKIVEETDSAIILQKEYEIEKKEGEIRNLKAIGIEDVPPLCEDKFIDWEHISTEYLMEKHTAKECSIFWRIYLHPDLNKSNWSTRENKVIRELAEKYNYQDWDRIAQELGTNRSAFTIFIHYSSTLCHQPIKMRFSEEEDRALLQHIESKKTGAIIPWNTIAEFFPNRSKIQLIHRYKYYLRNMSQYTTEFSDAEDILILLLVERFGRNYVQFPKYLPSKSYMQIKARYDNHLRFNRVKGSFTLEEDRQIMDHFSNKKFEITHLSAHMNRNRLQLRQRYKKLTEFFNKHPDKSLEDVRRRFGKKNETFRKLEFLKYVVDQFKDQVDIPSLSDIESKLGKKKSKKNQNFDNLLVTFFSSSYTIKQKSFETSLSKIQKTAEQIHSITKILGINLRIPAEIKKNNTLDIVDIEILNLLREKEYTHMPRPSINEFLPPNINSLIGLRGLLLKNQSYKRMKNKETVIYRGPALMNLQKHNLTSELDDFLKSKDSNTQSMILFERNLFLKRFISMFMWPALLSIESPSSCLLEKEFGLNNSNHSKETNKKNNTSENKLLKRKLDGNIDIPLPKKTSRTSPDDSDKSKCNHDSTQPIRSSSRLRDKKRISEKISLQAKITEEDIETSKLSGQQSNSCKEVEESINVRSNANSKDKLCESNKNKQVILSNLVRVDKNEVMKLLQNKKPIKIIKIQCIKEQDGSLPTRSQPSHSKTDNESKNIQNLKNVEASSSITSADNTKNNDNTNSLTISQNSNSPGNRLLNLYEMKNTLNNSFKNGIRGKPTSKISNNDDAEDILKLDDLLNNVEDEDSIIDLTETEVMKNEVEQLDQLIKQEKSLSLF, encoded by the exons ATGGAatttgatgatgatgatgatgaaagtGGTAGAACCTTTACTACCTTGACCAACTACTATAACGAACCTATG AATGATTCCAAATTGCACTTTGAGAAGTTCCTCTTTGCTGGAGACAGTGATAGTGAAGTAGAACAT GAGGAAAATTTCACATACTCTGATGATTCCAATGGTTTTGAGGAAGAAGTCCAAGATATAGAAGATCCTCTGAATGTTTTATCAGATGCCTCTCAACATTTTTCACAGGGATCTGAAGATTGGAGGAACTCAGATTCGCAATGTTTAACCTTAACTGAGCTAATGAGAATGAATCGCAATGAAAAATTCCAGTTGTTACaattatttcataaaattaAAGACTTTCTTATTGACATTCAGAatagaatgaaaatattgaaaacatcATCACAAAAAATTAGAACCAAAGAGAGTATCATGTTTTTAGGACATGTGGGTGCTCCGTATTTTAAAACTAAGAAAGATATGTTTTGTAGTGATCCCAATCCTGATACATTAGATCGCAGGAAAAGGGGATTACTCACAATTTATCAACATGGATTTCCATCGAGATGGTCTAAAACAGAATGTGATAACCTCACTAGAGGTGTGAAATTAACTTATAATCTCAACAAGCAGAGAGCTATATTGAAGGACATAGGATATTTAAGAAGGAAAATTGTAGAGGAGACAGACTCGGCAATTATATTGCAGAAAgaatatgaaattgaaaaaaaggaaGGTGAAATCAGGAATCTCAAAGCAATAGGAATTGAAGATGTGCCTCCATTGTGCGAAGATAAATTTATAGATTGGGaacatatttcaacagaataCTTAATGG agaaacataCTGCCAAGGAGTGTTCTATTTTCTGGCGTATATATTTACATCCCGACTTGAACAAGTCCAACTGGTCAACTAGGGAAAATAAGGTCATCAGGGAATTGgcggaaaaatataattatcaAGATTGGGATCGAATTGCACAAGAGCTTGGTACTAATCGTAGTGCTTTCACGATTTTTATCCATTATTCAAGTACTTTATGCCATCAGCCAATCAAAATGCGTTTCTCAGAAGAAGAAGATCGAGCACTTTTGCAACATATTGAAAGCAAGAAAACTGGGGCCATTATTCCATGGAATACCATTGCAGAATTCTTTCCGAATCGATCTAAAATCCAACTAATTCATAG GTATAAATATTACTTGCGCAATATGTCTCAGTATACCACCGAATTTTCAGATGCTGAAGACATTTTGATTCTTCTCCTGGTAGAACGTTTTGGTCGAAATTACGTTCAGTTTCCAAAATATCTACCTTCGAAATCATACATGCAGATAAAAGCTAGATATGATAATCACTTGAGGTTCAACAGAGTGAAAGGATCCTTTACTTTAGAAGAAGATAGGCAAATAATGGATCACTTCAGTaataaaaaattcgaaattactCATCTCTCTGCTCATATGAACCGAAATAGACTCCAGTTAAGACAGAGGTATAAAAAACTAACAGAGTTCTTCAATAAACATCCAGATAAATCCTTGGAAGATGTGCGTAGAAGATTTGGcaagaaaaatgaaactttccgAAAGttagaatttttgaaatatgtagTAGATCAATTCAAAGATCAAGTTGATATTCCCTCCCTCAGTGACATTGAGAGTAAATTGGGAAAGAAGAAATCTAAAAAGAATCAGAATTTCGATAACTTACTCGTTACTTTTTTTAGTTCTTCATACACAATAAAACAGAAATCTTTTGAAACCTCTCTttccaaaattcaaaaaactgcaGAACAAATTCATAGTATAACTAAAATATTGGGGATCAACCTTCGAATTCCTGccgaaataaagaaaaataatacaTTAGATATAGTTGAtatagaaatattgaatttattgagagaaaaggAATATACACATATGCCTAGACCCTCAATTAATGAATTTCTTCCTCCTAACATAAATTCTCTGATTGGTTTGAGAGGTTTGTTactgaaaaatcaatcatataagagaatgaaaaataaagaaacagTAATTTACAGAGGTCCAGCATTGATGAATTTGCAGAAACATAATTTAACTTCTGAACTTGATGATTTTCTAAAAAGTAAGGACAGTAATACTCAAAGTATGATACTTTTTGAAAGAAATCTTTTTTTGAAAAGATTCATATCTATGTTTATGTGGCCAGCATTACTCTCAATTGAGTCTCCAAGCTCATGTTTATTGGAAAAGGAATTTGGGCTCAATAATTCAAATCATTCGAAAGagacaaacaaaaaaaataacacaagtgaaaataaattattgaaaagaaAACTTGATGGGAATATTGATATACCATTACCAAAAAAGACTTCAAGGACTTCACCTGATGATAGTGATAAAAGTAAATGCAACCATGATTCTACGCAACCAATAAGATCAAGTTCCCGACTGAGAGATAAGAAGAGAATATCAGAGAAAATAAGTTTGCAGGCGAAAATAACTGAAGAAGATATCGAAACTAGTAAACTTTCTGGACAACAATCAAACTCTTGTAAAGAAGTTGAGGAATCTATAAATGTCCGAAGTAACGCAAATTCCAAGGATAAGTTATGTGAatctaataaaaataaacaagtCATTCTTTCTAATCTAGTTAGAGTTGACAAAAATGAAGTAATGAAGTTATTGCAGAATAAGAAACCtatcaaaataatcaaaattcAGTGCATAAAAGAACAAGATGGTTCTTTGCCTACTCGATCACAACCTTCCCATTCAAAAACAGataatgaatcgaaaaatattcaaaatctaaAAAATGTAGAAGCTTCAAGTTCAATTACTTCTGCTGATAATACAAAGAATAATGATAATACAAACTCTCTAACTATCagccaaaattcaaattctccTGGTAATAGGTTATTGAATTTGTATGAAATGAAGAACACATTGAACAATTCCTTTAAAAATGGTATAAGGGGTAAACCCACTTCGAAAATTAGTAATAATGATGATGCAGAGGATATCCTTAAGCTTGATGATTTACTGAATAATGTTGAGGATGAAGATAGTATAATTGATTTGACTGAAACAGAAGTTATGAAAAATGAAGTAGAACAACTGGATCAACTCATAAAACAAGAAAAATCCTTaagtttattttga
- the LOC123321532 gene encoding uncharacterized protein LOC123321532, with protein sequence MEENYNFVSCMKINGVPILPPLITPDRRKELLEYKEKAVLLEQAYQNKRPQPNLPEKKHLKDVMTSKNDQSACLEKVLNESDMKYVPYGNLSSDNSDQCKNLSSAEISDNIPNINESEPSGQLYKYTSYGCTDKIPENDVNQTEGASKPRLIRSNSYTLDTPSSILLDHLRRQSASSCGQTMSCVKNDGGFKSTKKSSQKPEETKEMPNDTNHPVDLKSNVSESTFISGAFNQPSLEVITTDITVQQINFTSPDINEDDIKNGTSYDPTNINMKCIGDSGEISSRVDPEIELHAILKQIPENYAKKIMSLIEEQKKEQLKRAQNYEFIKTQMLQSGDFEKRVSSEIPSPTKIFVKSAFNPPSNTAKGGSVNSISSRPESHDSQYYTTEKSAASSLNESQTLPFDISTSSSESLDNFSLRTFRILELKSEANDIPTYPNTTNPYFSKELILSEDEIRKCNELKDLKQSEIKRLKEEKAASIIGAYVKGYLVRRLMKTVKVKTIIQTIQDALVCALELQSSENIEEADVELHRKLIKLVSSACFEFHDIFFALSIPEQMDIIAMDREKLKKTLTVRSTRSSTEIRQLSRTSNIRASKSLTRI encoded by the exons ATGGAAGAAAATTACAACTTTGTGTCTTGTATGAAAATTAACGGAGTGCCTATTCTGCCTCCTTTG ATCACCCCTGATAGAAGAAAAGAACTATTGGAATATAAGGAGAAGGCTGTTCTTCTAGAACAAGCTTACCAAAATAAAAGACCTCAACCTAATCTCCCAGAGAAAAAACATTTGAAAGATGTTATGACCTCAAAAAATGATCAATCTGCCTGTTTGGAGAAAGTTTTAAATGAAAGTGATATGAAATATGTGCCTTATGGAAATTTATCATCAGATAATTCCGATCAGTGTAAAAATCTCTCTTCTGCAGAAATTAGTGATAATATACCTAACATTAATGAGTCTGAACCAAGTGGTCAACTTTACAAATACACGTCTTATGGTTGTACAGATAAAATTCCTGAAAATGATGTTAATCAAACCGAAGGTGCTAGTAAGCCCCGCCTAATAAGGAGCAATTCTTACACATTAGATACTCCCAGTTCTATTCTGTTAGATCACTTGAGAAGGCAGAGTGCTTCTTCATGTGGACAAACCATGTCCTGTGTAAAGAACGATGGGGGATTCAAAAG CACAAAAAAGAGTTCACAGAAACCTGAGGAAACAAAAGAAATGCCAAATGACACAAACCATCCGGTAGATTTGAAATCGAATGTATCTGAGAGCACGTTTATTTCTGGCGCTTTTAATCAACCTTCACTTGAAGTCATTACTACTGATATCACTGTTCAACAAATAAATTTTACTAGTCCTGATATCAATGAAGATGACATTAAAAATGGCACCTCATATGATCCaacaaatataaatatgaaatgCATCGGGGATAGTGGCGAGATATCCTCGAGAGTTGATCCAGAAATCGAATTGCACGCGATTCTAAAACAGATACCTGAaaattatgcaaaaaaaattatgagctTGATCgaagaacaaaaaaaagaaCAATTGAAAAGAGCACAAAATTACGAATTTATAAAAACCCAAATGTTACAATCTGGAGATTTTGAGAAAAGGGTTTCCAGTGAAATTCCTTCCCCAACAAAGATCTTTGTAAAAAGTGCTTTCAATCCACCGTCAAATACAGCTAAGGGTGGCTCAGTAAATAGTATAAGCAGCAGACCAGAAAGTCACGATTCTCAGTATTATACAACAGAAAAATCTGCTGCATCTTCATTAAATGAGAGTCAAACCTTGCCTTTTGACATTTCCACATCGAGTTCAGAATCTTTGGACAATTTCAGTTTGAGAACGTTTAGGATTTTGGAACTTAAAAGTGAAGCCAATGATATTCCAACATATCCTAATACTACGAATCCATATTTTTCCAAGGAATTAATATTGTCTGAAGATGAAATAAGAAAATGTAATGAGTTGAAAGATTTAAAACAAAGTGAAATTAAGAGGTTGAAAGAG GAAAAGGCTGCAAGTATTATTGGTGCTTACGTAAAAGGCTACTTAGTCCGAAGATTGATGAAAACTGTCAAGGTGAAAACAATAATTCAAACAATACAAGATGCATTAGTTTGTGCTTTGGAACTACAgagttctgaaaatattgaagaagcAGATGTAGAATTGCATAGGAAGCTAATAAAACTG gtTTCATCGGCCTGTTTTGAATTTCACGACATATTTTTCGCCCTATCCATCCCCGAACAAATGGATATCATAGCTATGGACAgagaaaaactgaaaaagacATTGACCGTCAGATCCACTCGTTCCAGTACAGAAATCAGACAATTATCAAGAACATCAAATATCAGAGCATCTAAAAGTTTGACCCGAATTTGA
- the LOC123313933 gene encoding SRSF protein kinase 2-like, which produces MSAKLDVNRRVLAIQAKKKRHKLGKKKGKNEMNGHGENRSKTEPSHSSSNETIEDPDDQYTSEEEEQEDSTDYRKGGYHPVKIGDLFLGRYHVTRKLGWGHFSTVWLCWDLEDRRFVALKIVKSAEHFTETALDEIKILKSVRESDPNDPKRNKTVQLLNDFKISGVNGVHVCMVFEVLGHHLLKLIIRSNYRGIPLNNVRTIIRQVLEGLDYLHAKCNIIHTDIKPENVLVCVSEEYIRRLACEAAEMHQLGLKLPTSLISTAPIQEAQPTKMSKNKKKKLKKKAKRQNELLKRQMEQIIEIEEQKKVQSPENTNQNPDSNDCNCIPSSPDTTPEDSNNKVINCNDNDLENNDNEATLTISQETVGMDHTIQMSEDDSPSITSKSESKVELDPAFVECEVDVKIADLGNACWVDKHFTEDIQTRQYRSLEVLLGAGYGTSADIWSTACMAFELATGDYLFEPHSGDDYTRDEDHLAHIIELLGEIPKKISQSGKNSKMFFTRKNELRHITGLKPWCLEDVLTEKYEWSPKEAEEFTSFLKPMLDFDPDKRATAAECLQHPWLAK; this is translated from the coding sequence ATGAGTGCTAAATTAGACGTAAACAGACGTGTTTTGGCAATACAAGCTAAAAAGAAGCGACACAAGCTTGGTAAAAAAAAGGGCAAAAACGAAATGAACGGCCACGGTGAAAATCGTTCAAAAACTGAACCGTCCCATAGCTCTAGTAATGAAACAATCGAAGACCCAGATGACCAGTATACTAGCGAAGAGGAGGAACAAGAAGACAGTACAGATTATAGAAAAGGTGGTTACCATCCCGTGAAAATTGGCGACCTCTTTTTAGGACGGTATCATGTAACAAGAAAATTAGGATGGGGGCATTTTTCCACAGTTTGGTTGTGTTGGGATCTTGAAGACCGAAGATTTGTTGCGCTGAAAATAGTGAAGTCTGCTGAACACTTCACCGAAACTGCTCtagatgaaataaaaatctTGAAATCTGTAAGAGAGTCGGATCCAAATGATCCAAAAAGAAATAAGACAGTCcagttgttgaatgatttcaagATCAGTGGTGTAAATGGAGTAcatgtttgtatggtatttgaAGTATTAGGGCATCACTTACTGAAGTTGATAATCAGATCTAACTATCGTGGCATTCCACTGAATAATGTACGTACCATCATAAGGCAAGTTTTAGAAGGACTCGATTATCTACATGCAAAATGCAATATTATTCATACAGATATTAAACCTGAAAATGTTCTTGTTTGTGTTAGCGAAGAATATATAAGAAGACTTGCTTGTGAGGCAGCAGAGATGCATCAATTAGGTCTTAAATTACCAACATCATTAATCAGTACTGCACCTATTCAGGAAGCTCAACCAACAAAAATGAGtaaaaataagaagaagaagTTGAAGAAGAAAGCAAAGCGCCAAAATGAGTTACTGAAACGTCAAATGGaacaaataattgaaattgaagaacAGAAAAAAGTACAGTCTCCTGAAAATACGAATCAAAATCCTGACTCGAATGATTGTAATTGTATACCCTCTAGCCCTGATACAACTCCTGAAGATTCAAATAATAAAGTAATCAATTGTAATGACAATGATTTAGAGAATAATGATAATGAAGCCACTCTAACCATCTCCCAGGAAACAGTTGGAATGGATCATACCATTCAAATGTCTGAAGATGACTCTCCATCTATTACCTCTAAGAGTGAAAGCAAAGTAGAATTAGATCCTGCATTTGTGGAATGTGAAGTTGATGTAAAAATCGCTGATTTAGGTAACGCTTGTTGGGTAGATAAGCATTTTACAGAAGATATTCAAACTCGACAGTATCGCTCATTAGAGGTGTTACTGGGTGCGGGTTATGGAACATCTGCGGATATTTGGAGTACTGCATGTATGGCGTTTGAGTTAGCTACAGGTGACTATCTTTTTGAACCTCATTCTGGAGACGATTATACTAGAGATGAAGATCATTTAGCTcatattattgaattattgggagaaataccaaaaaaaatATCCCAGAGTGGCAAAAATTCGAAGATGTTTTTCACAAGGAAGAATGAACTAAGGCATATCACTGGCCTGAAACCTTGGTGTTTGGAAGATGTTCTTACAGAAAAATATGAGTGGTCTCCTAAAGAAGCTGAGGAATTCACCTCATTTTTGAAGCCAATGCTTGATTTTGATCCTGACAAAAGAGCAACTGCTGCAGAATGCTTGCAACATCCTTGGTTAGCAAAATAA
- the LOC123320560 gene encoding snRNA-activating protein complex subunit 4 isoform X2, with protein MEFDDDDDESGRTFTTLTNYYNEPMNDSKLHFEKFLFAGDSDSEVEHEENFTYSDDSNGFEEEVQDIEDPLNVLSDASQHFSQGSEDWRNSDSQCLTLTELMRMNRNEKFQLLQLFHKIKDFLIDIQNRMKILKTSSQKIRTKESIMFLGHVGAPYFKTKKDMFCSDPNPDTLDRRKRGLLTIYQHGFPSRWSKTECDNLTRGVKLTYNLNKQRAILKDIGYLRRKIVEETDSAIILQKEYEIEKKEGEIRNLKAIGIEDVPPLCEDKFIDWEHISTEYLMEKHTAKECSIFWRIYLHPDLNKSNWSTRENKVIRELAEKYNYQDWDRIAQELGTNRSAFTIFIHYSSTLCHQPIKMRFSEEEDRALLQHIESKKTGAIIPWNTIAEFFPNRSKIQLIHRC; from the exons ATGGAatttgatgatgatgatgatgaaagtGGTAGAACCTTTACTACCTTGACCAACTACTATAACGAACCTATG AATGATTCCAAATTGCACTTTGAGAAGTTCCTCTTTGCTGGAGACAGTGATAGTGAAGTAGAACAT GAGGAAAATTTCACATACTCTGATGATTCCAATGGTTTTGAGGAAGAAGTCCAAGATATAGAAGATCCTCTGAATGTTTTATCAGATGCCTCTCAACATTTTTCACAGGGATCTGAAGATTGGAGGAACTCAGATTCGCAATGTTTAACCTTAACTGAGCTAATGAGAATGAATCGCAATGAAAAATTCCAGTTGTTACaattatttcataaaattaAAGACTTTCTTATTGACATTCAGAatagaatgaaaatattgaaaacatcATCACAAAAAATTAGAACCAAAGAGAGTATCATGTTTTTAGGACATGTGGGTGCTCCGTATTTTAAAACTAAGAAAGATATGTTTTGTAGTGATCCCAATCCTGATACATTAGATCGCAGGAAAAGGGGATTACTCACAATTTATCAACATGGATTTCCATCGAGATGGTCTAAAACAGAATGTGATAACCTCACTAGAGGTGTGAAATTAACTTATAATCTCAACAAGCAGAGAGCTATATTGAAGGACATAGGATATTTAAGAAGGAAAATTGTAGAGGAGACAGACTCGGCAATTATATTGCAGAAAgaatatgaaattgaaaaaaaggaaGGTGAAATCAGGAATCTCAAAGCAATAGGAATTGAAGATGTGCCTCCATTGTGCGAAGATAAATTTATAGATTGGGaacatatttcaacagaataCTTAATGG agaaacataCTGCCAAGGAGTGTTCTATTTTCTGGCGTATATATTTACATCCCGACTTGAACAAGTCCAACTGGTCAACTAGGGAAAATAAGGTCATCAGGGAATTGgcggaaaaatataattatcaAGATTGGGATCGAATTGCACAAGAGCTTGGTACTAATCGTAGTGCTTTCACGATTTTTATCCATTATTCAAGTACTTTATGCCATCAGCCAATCAAAATGCGTTTCTCAGAAGAAGAAGATCGAGCACTTTTGCAACATATTGAAAGCAAGAAAACTGGGGCCATTATTCCATGGAATACCATTGCAGAATTCTTTCCGAATCGATCTAAAATCCAACTAATTCATAG ATGCTGA